One part of the Arabidopsis thaliana chromosome 4, partial sequence genome encodes these proteins:
- a CDS encoding DWNN domain, a CCHC-type zinc finger, giving the protein MAIYYKFKSARDYDTISMDGPFITVGLLKEKIYETKHLGSGKDLDIVISNAQTNEEYLDEAMLIPKNTSVLIRRVPGRPRIRIITREEPRVEDKVENVQADMNNVITADASPVEDEFDEFGNDLYSIPDAPAVHSNNLCHDSAPADDEETKLKALIDTPALDWHQQGADSFGPGRGYGRGMAGRMGGRGFGMERTTPPPGYVCHRCNVSGHFIQHCSTNGNPNFDVKRVKPPTGIPKSMLMATPNGSYSLPSGAVAVLKPNEDAFEKEMEGLTSTTRSVGEFPPELKCPLCKEVMRDAALASKCCLKSYCDKCIRDHIIAKSMCVCGATHVLADDLLPNKTLRDTINRILESGNSSAENAGSMCQVQDMESVRCPPPKALSPTTSAASGGEKKPAPSNNNETSTLKPSIEIAEITSAWASAEIVKVEKPVDASANIQGSSNGKEAAVSQLNTQPPKEEMPQQVASGEQGKRKKKKPRMSGTDLAGPDYMMPMGPGPGNQYFNGFQPGFNGVQHGFNGVQPGFNGFHHGFNGFPGPFPGAMPPFVGYGFGGVIHPDPFAAQGFGFPNIPPPYRDLAEMGNRMNLQHPIMGREEFEAKKTEMKRKRENEIRRSEGGNVVRDSEKSRIMNNSAVTSSPVKPKSVCIILLSQFSLALSLSLSANWFGLQEMTFSQHPLSLFLFLYFSLSAYPFTLKRKGLIPQLLNRRLLYS; this is encoded by the exons ATGGCAATATATTACAAGTTTAAGAGTGCGAGGGATTATGATACCATCTCCATGGATGGTCCTTTTATAACAGTTGGTTtactcaaagaaaaaatttacGAAACTAAGCATTTGGGAAGTGGTAAAGACCTTGACATTGTCATCTCTAATGCCCAAACTAATGAAG AATATCTGGATGAAGCAATGTTAATACCAAAAAATACTTCTGTGCTAATTCGCCGGGTCCCTGGACGCCCTCGCATCAGAATTATTACCAGAGAAGA GCCGAGAGTCGAGGATAAAGTGGAAAACGTTCAAGCTGATATGAACAATGTTATTACTGCTGATGCATCTCCC GTTGAAGATGAATTCGATGAGTTTGGGAATGATTTGTATTCAATTCCTGATGCCCCAGCAGTCCATTCTAATAACCTATGTCATGATTCTGCACCagctgatgatgaagaaaccaAGCTAAAGGCATTAATTGACACTCCAGCACTAGACTGGCATCA ACAAGGTGCAGATAGTTTTGGCCCGGGTAGAGGTTATGGGAGGGGTATGGCTGGAAGGATGGGTGGCCGCGGTTTTG GAATGGAGAGGACAACACCGCCACCAGGCTATGTTTGCCATCGGTGCAATGTTTCTG GACATTTTATTCAACACTGCTCCACAAACGGTAATCCTAACTTTGATGTTAAGAGAGTTAAACCACCTACTGGTATCCCCAAGTCGATGCTGATGGCAACCCCAAATGGCTCTTACTCCTTGCCAAGTGGCGCAGTAGCAGTTTTAAAACCAAACGA GGATGCGTTTGAGAAGGAAATGGAGGGATTGACATCAACAACACGATCAGTCGGGGAATTTCCTCCTGAATTAAAATGCCCATTGTGTAAAGAAGTGATGAGAGATGCTGCACTGGCAAGCAAATGCTGCCTCAAGAGCTACTGTGACAAGT GTATTAGAGATCACATCATTGCAAAGTCAATGTGTGTTTGTGGAGCAACTCATGTCCTAGCTGATGATCTTCTACCTAACAAAACCCTAAGGGATACTATAAACCGGATATTGGAGTCTGGTAACAGTAGTGCTGAGAACGCTGGCAGCATGTGTCAAGTCCAAG ATATGGAGTCTGTACGGTGTCCACCTCCCAAGGCTCTATCTCCTACTACATCTGCTGCATCTGGAGGCGAAAAGAAACCAGCTCCTAGTAACAACAATGAGACTTCAACTCTAAAGCCGTCAATAGAAATAGCAGAGATCACAAGTGCTTGGGCGTCTGCAGAAATAGTTAAAGTGGAAAAGCCAGTTGATGCATCTGCAAACATTCAAGGATCCTCAAATGGCAAGGAAGCAGCAGTTTCACAACTGAATACGCAGCCCCCCAAGGAAGAAATGCCGCAGCAGGTTGCTTCTGGGGAGCAAG gaaaaaggaagaagaagaaacctcgGATGAGTGGAACCG ATCTAGCAGGCCCTGACTATATGATGCCCATGGGCCCAGGTCCCGGTAATCAGTACTTCAATGGTTTCCAACCCGGCTTCAACGGCGTTCAACATGGGTTCAATGGCGTTCAACCTGGGTTCAATGGCTTTCATCATGGTTTCAATGGGTTTCCAGGCCCTTTTCCTGGTGCGATGCCTCCTTTTGTTGGCTATGGATTTGGCGGTGTGATCCATCCAGATCCTTTCGCTGCACAGGGCTTTGGGTTCCCTAATATACCACCACCTTATAG GGACCTTGCGGAGATGGGGAATCGTATGAATCTCCAGCATCCTATAATGGGGAGAGAAGAATTTGAAGCTAAGAAAACTGAGATGAAAAGAAAGCGTGAAAACGAGATTCGACGATCGGAAGG AGGGAATGTCGTCAGGGACAGTGAAAAGAGCAGAATAATGAACAACTCGGCAGTCACTTCCTCACCCGTGAAGCCAAAATCTGTATGTATCATTTTGTTGTCTCAgttctctctcgctctctctctctctctctcggccaattggtttggtttgcaAGAGATGACGTTTTCTCAGCaccctctttctctctttttatttctatatttttcgCTCTCTGCATATCCTTTTACGTTAAAAAGAAAGGGGTTGATTCCACAATTGCTAAATAGGCGTCTGCTTTATAGTTGA
- a CDS encoding DWNN domain, a CCHC-type zinc finger (DWNN domain, a CCHC-type zinc finger; FUNCTIONS IN: zinc ion binding; INVOLVED IN: biological_process unknown; LOCATED IN: nucleus; EXPRESSED IN: sperm cell; CONTAINS InterPro DOMAIN/s: DWNN domain (InterPro:IPR014891); BEST Arabidopsis thaliana protein match is: DWNN domain, a CCHC-type zinc finger (TAIR:AT5G47430.1).) codes for MAIYYKFKSARDYDTISMDGPFITVGLLKEKIYETKHLGSGKDLDIVISNAQTNEEYLDEAMLIPKNTSVLIRRVPGRPRIRIITREEPRVEDKVENVQADMNNVITADASPVEDEFDEFGNDLYSIPDAPAVHSNNLCHDSAPADDEETKLKALIDTPALDWHQQGADSFGPGRGYGRGMAGRMGGRGFGMERTTPPPGYVCHRCNVSGHFIQHCSTNGNPNFDVKRVKPPTGIPKSMLMATPNGSYSLPSGAVAVLKPNEDAFEKEMEGLTSTTRSVGEFPPELKCPLCKEVMRDAALASKCCLKSYCDKCIRDHIIAKSMCVCGATHVLADDLLPNKTLRDTINRILESGNSSAENAGSMCQVQDMESVRCPPPKALSPTTSAASGGEKKPAPSNNNETSTLKPSIEIAEITSAWASAEIVKVEKPVDASANIQGSSNGKEAAVSQLNTQPPKEEMPQQVASGEQAGKRKKKKPRMSGTDLAGPDYMMPMGPGPGNQYFNGFQPGFNGVQHGFNGVQPGFNGFHHGFNGFPGPFPGAMPPFVGYGFGGVIHPDPFAAQGFGFPNIPPPYRDLAEMGNRMNLQHPIMGREEFEAKKTEMKRKRENEIRRSEGGNVVRDSEKSRIMNNSAVTSSPVKPKSRQGPPPPISSDYDRRRRSDRSSPERQSSRRFTSPPRSSSRKSERDRHHDLDSEHDRRRDRPRETDRKHRKRSEKSSSDPTVEIDDNNKSNVFTRISFPEESSGKQRKTSKSSPAPPESSVAPVSSGRRHHSRREREMVEYDSSDDEDRHFKRKPSRYKRSPSVAPSDAGDEHFRHSKRSKGERARA; via the exons ATGGCAATATATTACAAGTTTAAGAGTGCGAGGGATTATGATACCATCTCCATGGATGGTCCTTTTATAACAGTTGGTTtactcaaagaaaaaatttacGAAACTAAGCATTTGGGAAGTGGTAAAGACCTTGACATTGTCATCTCTAATGCCCAAACTAATGAAG AATATCTGGATGAAGCAATGTTAATACCAAAAAATACTTCTGTGCTAATTCGCCGGGTCCCTGGACGCCCTCGCATCAGAATTATTACCAGAGAAGA GCCGAGAGTCGAGGATAAAGTGGAAAACGTTCAAGCTGATATGAACAATGTTATTACTGCTGATGCATCTCCC GTTGAAGATGAATTCGATGAGTTTGGGAATGATTTGTATTCAATTCCTGATGCCCCAGCAGTCCATTCTAATAACCTATGTCATGATTCTGCACCagctgatgatgaagaaaccaAGCTAAAGGCATTAATTGACACTCCAGCACTAGACTGGCATCA ACAAGGTGCAGATAGTTTTGGCCCGGGTAGAGGTTATGGGAGGGGTATGGCTGGAAGGATGGGTGGCCGCGGTTTTG GAATGGAGAGGACAACACCGCCACCAGGCTATGTTTGCCATCGGTGCAATGTTTCTG GACATTTTATTCAACACTGCTCCACAAACGGTAATCCTAACTTTGATGTTAAGAGAGTTAAACCACCTACTGGTATCCCCAAGTCGATGCTGATGGCAACCCCAAATGGCTCTTACTCCTTGCCAAGTGGCGCAGTAGCAGTTTTAAAACCAAACGA GGATGCGTTTGAGAAGGAAATGGAGGGATTGACATCAACAACACGATCAGTCGGGGAATTTCCTCCTGAATTAAAATGCCCATTGTGTAAAGAAGTGATGAGAGATGCTGCACTGGCAAGCAAATGCTGCCTCAAGAGCTACTGTGACAAGT GTATTAGAGATCACATCATTGCAAAGTCAATGTGTGTTTGTGGAGCAACTCATGTCCTAGCTGATGATCTTCTACCTAACAAAACCCTAAGGGATACTATAAACCGGATATTGGAGTCTGGTAACAGTAGTGCTGAGAACGCTGGCAGCATGTGTCAAGTCCAAG ATATGGAGTCTGTACGGTGTCCACCTCCCAAGGCTCTATCTCCTACTACATCTGCTGCATCTGGAGGCGAAAAGAAACCAGCTCCTAGTAACAACAATGAGACTTCAACTCTAAAGCCGTCAATAGAAATAGCAGAGATCACAAGTGCTTGGGCGTCTGCAGAAATAGTTAAAGTGGAAAAGCCAGTTGATGCATCTGCAAACATTCAAGGATCCTCAAATGGCAAGGAAGCAGCAGTTTCACAACTGAATACGCAGCCCCCCAAGGAAGAAATGCCGCAGCAGGTTGCTTCTGGGGAGCAAG caggaaaaaggaagaagaagaaacctcgGATGAGTGGAACCG ATCTAGCAGGCCCTGACTATATGATGCCCATGGGCCCAGGTCCCGGTAATCAGTACTTCAATGGTTTCCAACCCGGCTTCAACGGCGTTCAACATGGGTTCAATGGCGTTCAACCTGGGTTCAATGGCTTTCATCATGGTTTCAATGGGTTTCCAGGCCCTTTTCCTGGTGCGATGCCTCCTTTTGTTGGCTATGGATTTGGCGGTGTGATCCATCCAGATCCTTTCGCTGCACAGGGCTTTGGGTTCCCTAATATACCACCACCTTATAG GGACCTTGCGGAGATGGGGAATCGTATGAATCTCCAGCATCCTATAATGGGGAGAGAAGAATTTGAAGCTAAGAAAACTGAGATGAAAAGAAAGCGTGAAAACGAGATTCGACGATCGGAAGG AGGGAATGTCGTCAGGGACAGTGAAAAGAGCAGAATAATGAACAACTCGGCAGTCACTTCCTCACCCGTGAAGCCAAAATCT AGACAAGGACCTCCGCCGCCGATTTCGTCTGATTACGACCGTCGCAGGCGATCGGATAGATCGTCACCGGAGCGTCAGTCATCTCGAAGGTTCACCTCTCCTCCTCGATCATCCAGCAGGAAATCTGAGCGTGATCGTCACCATGACCTCGATTCCGAACACGACCGCCGCCGTGACCGTCCCAGAGAGACAGATCGCAAGCACCGTAAGAGATCCGAAAAGTCATCATCGGATCCAACTGTAGAGATAGACGATAACAATAAGTCTAACGTGTTCACTCGGATAAGCTTTCCAGAGGAATCTTCTGGCAAACAACGAAAGACATCAAAGTCTTCTCCAGCGCCTCCAGAGAGCTCAGTCGCCCCAGTTTCATCGGGTCGTCGTCATCACAGtcgaagagaaagagagatggtgGAATACGATtcaagtgatgatgaagacagACATTTCAAGAGGAAGCCATCAAGGTACAAGCGATCTCCTTCGGTTGCACCTTCTGACGCCGGTGATGAGCATTTCCGTCATTCTAAGCGATCTAAAGGAGAAAGAGCGCGAGCTTGA
- a CDS encoding DWNN domain, a CCHC-type zinc finger (DWNN domain, a CCHC-type zinc finger; FUNCTIONS IN: zinc ion binding; INVOLVED IN: biological_process unknown; LOCATED IN: nucleus; EXPRESSED IN: sperm cell, cultured cell; CONTAINS InterPro DOMAIN/s: DWNN domain (InterPro:IPR014891); BEST Arabidopsis thaliana protein match is: DWNN domain, a CCHC-type zinc finger (TAIR:AT5G47430.1); Has 9457 Blast hits to 6950 proteins in 351 species: Archae - 2; Bacteria - 103; Metazoa - 5659; Fungi - 1428; Plants - 824; Viruses - 57; Other Eukaryotes - 1384 (source: NCBI BLink).): MAIYYKFKSARDYDTISMDGPFITVGLLKEKIYETKHLGSGKDLDIVISNAQTNEEYLDEAMLIPKNTSVLIRRVPGRPRIRIITREEPRVEDKVENVQADMNNVITADASPVEDEFDEFGNDLYSIPDAPAVHSNNLCHDSAPADDEETKLKALIDTPALDWHQQGADSFGPGRGYGRGMAGRMGGRGFGMERTTPPPGYVCHRCNVSGHFIQHCSTNGNPNFDVKRVKPPTGIPKSMLMATPNGSYSLPSGAVAVLKPNEDAFEKEMEGLTSTTRSVGEFPPELKCPLCKEVMRDAALASKCCLKSYCDKCIRDHIIAKSMCVCGATHVLADDLLPNKTLRDTINRILESGNSSAENAGSMCQVQDMESVRCPPPKALSPTTSAASGGEKKPAPSNNNETSTLKPSIEIAEITSAWASAEIVKVEKPVDASANIQGSSNGKEAAVSQLNTQPPKEEMPQQVASGEQGKRKKKKPRMSGTDLAGPDYMMPMGPGPGNQYFNGFQPGFNGVQHGFNGVQPGFNGFHHGFNGFPGPFPGAMPPFVGYGFGGVIHPDPFAAQGFGFPNIPPPYRDLAEMGNRMNLQHPIMGREEFEAKKTEMKRKRENEIRRSEGGNVVRDSEKSRIMNNSAVTSSPVKPKSRQGPPPPISSDYDRRRRSDRSSPERQSSRRFTSPPRSSSRKSERDRHHDLDSEHDRRRDRPRETDRKHRKRSEKSSSDPTVEIDDNNKSNVFTRISFPEESSGKQRKTSKSSPAPPESSVAPVSSGRRHHSRREREMVEYDSSDDEDRHFKRKPSRYKRSPSVAPSDAGDEHFRHSKRSKGERARA, translated from the exons ATGGCAATATATTACAAGTTTAAGAGTGCGAGGGATTATGATACCATCTCCATGGATGGTCCTTTTATAACAGTTGGTTtactcaaagaaaaaatttacGAAACTAAGCATTTGGGAAGTGGTAAAGACCTTGACATTGTCATCTCTAATGCCCAAACTAATGAAG AATATCTGGATGAAGCAATGTTAATACCAAAAAATACTTCTGTGCTAATTCGCCGGGTCCCTGGACGCCCTCGCATCAGAATTATTACCAGAGAAGA GCCGAGAGTCGAGGATAAAGTGGAAAACGTTCAAGCTGATATGAACAATGTTATTACTGCTGATGCATCTCCC GTTGAAGATGAATTCGATGAGTTTGGGAATGATTTGTATTCAATTCCTGATGCCCCAGCAGTCCATTCTAATAACCTATGTCATGATTCTGCACCagctgatgatgaagaaaccaAGCTAAAGGCATTAATTGACACTCCAGCACTAGACTGGCATCA ACAAGGTGCAGATAGTTTTGGCCCGGGTAGAGGTTATGGGAGGGGTATGGCTGGAAGGATGGGTGGCCGCGGTTTTG GAATGGAGAGGACAACACCGCCACCAGGCTATGTTTGCCATCGGTGCAATGTTTCTG GACATTTTATTCAACACTGCTCCACAAACGGTAATCCTAACTTTGATGTTAAGAGAGTTAAACCACCTACTGGTATCCCCAAGTCGATGCTGATGGCAACCCCAAATGGCTCTTACTCCTTGCCAAGTGGCGCAGTAGCAGTTTTAAAACCAAACGA GGATGCGTTTGAGAAGGAAATGGAGGGATTGACATCAACAACACGATCAGTCGGGGAATTTCCTCCTGAATTAAAATGCCCATTGTGTAAAGAAGTGATGAGAGATGCTGCACTGGCAAGCAAATGCTGCCTCAAGAGCTACTGTGACAAGT GTATTAGAGATCACATCATTGCAAAGTCAATGTGTGTTTGTGGAGCAACTCATGTCCTAGCTGATGATCTTCTACCTAACAAAACCCTAAGGGATACTATAAACCGGATATTGGAGTCTGGTAACAGTAGTGCTGAGAACGCTGGCAGCATGTGTCAAGTCCAAG ATATGGAGTCTGTACGGTGTCCACCTCCCAAGGCTCTATCTCCTACTACATCTGCTGCATCTGGAGGCGAAAAGAAACCAGCTCCTAGTAACAACAATGAGACTTCAACTCTAAAGCCGTCAATAGAAATAGCAGAGATCACAAGTGCTTGGGCGTCTGCAGAAATAGTTAAAGTGGAAAAGCCAGTTGATGCATCTGCAAACATTCAAGGATCCTCAAATGGCAAGGAAGCAGCAGTTTCACAACTGAATACGCAGCCCCCCAAGGAAGAAATGCCGCAGCAGGTTGCTTCTGGGGAGCAAG gaaaaaggaagaagaagaaacctcgGATGAGTGGAACCG ATCTAGCAGGCCCTGACTATATGATGCCCATGGGCCCAGGTCCCGGTAATCAGTACTTCAATGGTTTCCAACCCGGCTTCAACGGCGTTCAACATGGGTTCAATGGCGTTCAACCTGGGTTCAATGGCTTTCATCATGGTTTCAATGGGTTTCCAGGCCCTTTTCCTGGTGCGATGCCTCCTTTTGTTGGCTATGGATTTGGCGGTGTGATCCATCCAGATCCTTTCGCTGCACAGGGCTTTGGGTTCCCTAATATACCACCACCTTATAG GGACCTTGCGGAGATGGGGAATCGTATGAATCTCCAGCATCCTATAATGGGGAGAGAAGAATTTGAAGCTAAGAAAACTGAGATGAAAAGAAAGCGTGAAAACGAGATTCGACGATCGGAAGG AGGGAATGTCGTCAGGGACAGTGAAAAGAGCAGAATAATGAACAACTCGGCAGTCACTTCCTCACCCGTGAAGCCAAAATCT AGACAAGGACCTCCGCCGCCGATTTCGTCTGATTACGACCGTCGCAGGCGATCGGATAGATCGTCACCGGAGCGTCAGTCATCTCGAAGGTTCACCTCTCCTCCTCGATCATCCAGCAGGAAATCTGAGCGTGATCGTCACCATGACCTCGATTCCGAACACGACCGCCGCCGTGACCGTCCCAGAGAGACAGATCGCAAGCACCGTAAGAGATCCGAAAAGTCATCATCGGATCCAACTGTAGAGATAGACGATAACAATAAGTCTAACGTGTTCACTCGGATAAGCTTTCCAGAGGAATCTTCTGGCAAACAACGAAAGACATCAAAGTCTTCTCCAGCGCCTCCAGAGAGCTCAGTCGCCCCAGTTTCATCGGGTCGTCGTCATCACAGtcgaagagaaagagagatggtgGAATACGATtcaagtgatgatgaagacagACATTTCAAGAGGAAGCCATCAAGGTACAAGCGATCTCCTTCGGTTGCACCTTCTGACGCCGGTGATGAGCATTTCCGTCATTCTAAGCGATCTAAAGGAGAAAGAGCGCGAGCTTGA
- a CDS encoding Tryptophan RNA-binding attenuator protein-like protein (Tryptophan RNA-binding attenuator protein-like; FUNCTIONS IN: molecular_function unknown; INVOLVED IN: biological_process unknown; LOCATED IN: cellular_component unknown; EXPRESSED IN: 23 plant structures; EXPRESSED DURING: 13 growth stages; CONTAINS InterPro DOMAIN/s: Protein of unknown function DUF124 (InterPro:IPR002838), Tryptophan RNA-binding attenuator protein-like (InterPro:IPR016031); BEST Arabidopsis thaliana protein match is: Tryptophan RNA-binding attenuator protein-like (TAIR:AT5G47420.1); Has 844 Blast hits to 844 proteins in 391 species: Archae - 83; Bacteria - 631; Metazoa - 0; Fungi - 0; Plants - 58; Viruses - 0; Other Eukaryotes - 72 (source: NCBI BLink).), protein MAAPFFSTPFQPYVYQSQEDTITPFQILGGEAQVVQIMLKPQEKVIAKPGSMCYMSGSIEMDNTYTPEQEVGVVQWILGKSVSSIVLRNTGQNDGFVGIAAPSLARILPLDLAMFGGDILCQPDAFLCSVHDVKVVNTVYQRHRARNIAAAGAEGLAFIIAGGSVVQKNLEVGEVLTIDVSCIAALTPSINFQIKYNAAPVRRAVFGGDNVVTATLTGPGIVFIQSLPFHRLSQRIARSVTSPNMRENPRLLRCTHISVAGMFIVNRYLKSFI, encoded by the exons ATGGCTGCTCCGTTTTTCTCTACTCCATTTCAGCCTTATGTCTATCAG AGTCAAGAAGATACGATCACACCTTTCCAAATTTTGGGTGGTGAAGCACAGGTTGTTCAG ATAATGTTAAAACCACAAGAGAAGGTCATTGCTAAGCCTG GTTCAATGTGCTACATGTCTGGGTCCATTGAGATGGATAATACTTATACCCCTGAACAAGAAGTTGGAGTTGTACAATGGATTTTAGGAAAGAGTGTTAGTAGTATAGTTCTTCGTAACACTGGGCAAAACGATGGATTTGTTGGTATCGCTGCACCTTCTTTGGCAAGGATTCTCCCA CTTGATTTGGCAATGTTTGGTGGGGACATCTTATGCCAG CCAGATGCATTTCTCTGTTCTGTCCATGATGTGAAGGTCGTAAACACTGTGTATCAGAGACATCGAGCAAGAAACATTGCTGCAGCTGGGGCTGAG GGTCTTGCTTTTATTATCGCTGGCGGCTCTG TTGTACAGAAAAACCTGGAGGTGGGAGAAGTTCTCACCATTGACGTTTCTTGCATTGCCGCTCTCACTCCGTCGATCAATTTCCAAATCAAATACAATGCTGCTCCTGTAAGACGGGCAGTTTTCGGG gGTGATAATGTAGTAACAGCAACTCTAACGGGACCAGGCATCGTGTTCATCCAAAGTTTACCGTTTCATCGACTCTCGCAGCGAATTGCAAG GTCGGTGACGTCCCCAAATATGAGAGAAAATCCAAGATTATTA AGGTGCACTCACATTT CAGTGGCTGGGATGTTTATTGTGAACAGATACTTGAAATCATTCATATAG
- a CDS encoding Tryptophan RNA-binding attenuator protein-like protein (Tryptophan RNA-binding attenuator protein-like; FUNCTIONS IN: molecular_function unknown; INVOLVED IN: biological_process unknown; LOCATED IN: cellular_component unknown; EXPRESSED IN: 23 plant structures; EXPRESSED DURING: 13 growth stages; CONTAINS InterPro DOMAIN/s: Protein of unknown function DUF124 (InterPro:IPR002838), Tryptophan RNA-binding attenuator protein-like (InterPro:IPR016031); BEST Arabidopsis thaliana protein match is: Tryptophan RNA-binding attenuator protein-like (TAIR:AT5G47420.1); Has 839 Blast hits to 839 proteins in 389 species: Archae - 83; Bacteria - 626; Metazoa - 0; Fungi - 0; Plants - 58; Viruses - 0; Other Eukaryotes - 72 (source: NCBI BLink).) codes for MAAPFFSTPFQPYVYQSQEDTITPFQILGGEAQVVQIMLKPQEKVIAKPGSMCYMSGSIEMDNTYTPEQEVGVVQWILGKSVSSIVLRNTGQNDGFVGIAAPSLARILPLDLAMFGGDILCQPDAFLCSVHDVKVVNTVYQRHRARNIAAAGAEGLAFIIAGGSVVQKNLEVGEVLTIDVSCIAALTPSINFQIKYNAAPVRRAVFGGDNVVTATLTGPGIVFIQSLPFHRLSQRIARLRIDNLLLRCTHISVAGMFIVNRYLKSFI; via the exons ATGGCTGCTCCGTTTTTCTCTACTCCATTTCAGCCTTATGTCTATCAG AGTCAAGAAGATACGATCACACCTTTCCAAATTTTGGGTGGTGAAGCACAGGTTGTTCAG ATAATGTTAAAACCACAAGAGAAGGTCATTGCTAAGCCTG GTTCAATGTGCTACATGTCTGGGTCCATTGAGATGGATAATACTTATACCCCTGAACAAGAAGTTGGAGTTGTACAATGGATTTTAGGAAAGAGTGTTAGTAGTATAGTTCTTCGTAACACTGGGCAAAACGATGGATTTGTTGGTATCGCTGCACCTTCTTTGGCAAGGATTCTCCCA CTTGATTTGGCAATGTTTGGTGGGGACATCTTATGCCAG CCAGATGCATTTCTCTGTTCTGTCCATGATGTGAAGGTCGTAAACACTGTGTATCAGAGACATCGAGCAAGAAACATTGCTGCAGCTGGGGCTGAG GGTCTTGCTTTTATTATCGCTGGCGGCTCTG TTGTACAGAAAAACCTGGAGGTGGGAGAAGTTCTCACCATTGACGTTTCTTGCATTGCCGCTCTCACTCCGTCGATCAATTTCCAAATCAAATACAATGCTGCTCCTGTAAGACGGGCAGTTTTCGGG gGTGATAATGTAGTAACAGCAACTCTAACGGGACCAGGCATCGTGTTCATCCAAAGTTTACCGTTTCATCGACTCTCGCAGCGAATTGCAAGGTTAAGAATCGACAATCTCCTCTTG AGGTGCACTCACATTT CAGTGGCTGGGATGTTTATTGTGAACAGATACTTGAAATCATTCATATAG